In the genome of Achromobacter sp. MFA1 R4, the window CGTGTTGCCGTCCATGCTGGGCTGGTACGGTAGGCGGTACAGCAGGTCCGTCGGCCCCTGCGACACGGCCTTGGCCGGAATGTGGCGCGCGGACGTCAGCGTGAGCGACGTATCGGGCAGGCGCTTGGACCCTTCAAGGGCGTTCTGCATCGCCGCCTTGAAGTCGATGTCGCGCGCCTTGTAATGCGGCGTATCGGCGTTGGCGATGTTTGAGGACAGCACCTCCTGGCGCTGGGCGCGCAGTCCCAGTGCAGTCTGGTAGAACCGGAAATCTTCGTTGAGCCTGTCGAGCATCGTGACGCCTTCAATACGTTGCTTTGGGTCCGCACGGGGCCTGTCCAGCACACCGTTATCCCATTGGATGACGGCATGATAGGGGCCGGACCCTGAACACAATCAGCCAAATAACCCGTCATTTCTCATCCAATTCACGTATTGCCGAACGCCGCCCACTTCTACAATTCATCCATCATGAAAATCTCCGCAAGACTCCTACACGCGCGCGCCTGCCTTGCCGCCCTGCTGCTGGCCACGGCGGCCGCCGCCCAGGCGCAGGACGCGTCGGCCGCCCAGGCGCCCGAAGCAGTCGTCATTGCGGCGCAGACCTATCTGCAGGAACAGCTGGCCTCCCTGCCCGGCGAAGCGGCCATCGCCATCGACCCGCCGCGCACCGACCGCCTGACGCCCTGCGAGACCTTGTCCCCATTTCTTCCGTCGGGCATGCGGCTGCGCTCCCGGATGACCGTGGGCGTGCGCTGCAACGCGCCCAAGCCCTGGACCGCCTATGTGCAGGCGACGGTCAGCGTGTCCGGCCACTACTACGTGGCCTCGCGGCTGATCGCCAAGGGCCAGGCCCTGACGCCCGCGGACCTGGACGCGCGCGAAGGCGACCTGATCACCCTGCCCCCCGGCGCCATCACCGACCCGCAGGCGGTCGCCGGGATGACGGCCGCGTTCCGGATCAACGCCGGCCAGCCCATCCGCAGTTCATCGTTGCGCAACGCCCAGTCGGTAATGCGCGGCACCAACGTGCGCATCAACGCGCGAGGCAACGGTTTCATGGTCAGCAGCGAAGGCGAGGCCCTGGACAATGCGGCGCCCGGCGCCGTCGTCCAGGTGCGCACCGCAGGCGGTCAAGTGGTCAGCGGCATCGTCCGCAACGCCACCCTGGTGGAAGTACAGCTATAGATAATGTTACAAATCGCGTTTGCGACGGGTGTGCGTATACCCTAAAGTTCCTTCGGCCCTTGTCGTTACAGAGACATAAGTAGGCGGATCCGTCGCAAACCGACCCAGGACGCCCTGCGGAGAAAACCTTGAAAATCAATTCGACCACTAACCGGCCCCTGTCGGCCGACGCCGTCGGTGCCCGCGCCGAGACCGCGGTTAGCCAGGCCTATGGCGCCAGCAGCGCCACGGGCTCGAGCAGCTCGCAAGTGGCGCTGAGCTCGGCATCGCGCAAGATGCTGGCCCTGCAAGACGGCTCGAACGACATCAACGTCGAACGCGTCGCGGCCATCCGTGCCGCCATCGCGTCCGGGCAGCTCAAGATCGACACCGGCCGCATCGCCGACAGCCTGATCGCCAGCGCCCGCGACCTGCTGAAGTAATTCTTTCACCTTCTGTATTGAGCAGCCCGTCATGAGCCTTGTCGATGCCCTGCAATCCTGCATGAAGCAGGAAGACGCCCTGATCACCGAATTTTCCTCGATCCTCGAGGAAGAAACCGAGGTCCTGGTCGGACAGGGCAGCGTCGAGGCGCTGAACCTCATCACGGAGCGCAAGCGCGGCGTCGCCCAGCAACTGGTCGACCTGAGCCAGACGCGCGACAACCTGCTCAGCGAGATCGGCCTGCCCGCCGGCCATGCCGGCACCGAACAGGCGGCGGTGCAGTATCCGCAGCTTTCCGGCGTGTGGCAGGCCCTGTTGACCAAATCGGCCTCGGCCAGCGAAATCAACCTGCGCAATGGCGCGCTCATCGACGTGCACCTGCGCTATACCCAGCAGTCGCTGGACGCCCTGCGCAACGTCGGCGTCGGCAGCGCGTCGAC includes:
- the flgM gene encoding flagellar biosynthesis anti-sigma factor FlgM, whose amino-acid sequence is MKINSTTNRPLSADAVGARAETAVSQAYGASSATGSSSSQVALSSASRKMLALQDGSNDINVERVAAIRAAIASGQLKIDTGRIADSLIASARDLLK
- the flgA gene encoding flagellar basal body P-ring formation chaperone FlgA, translated to MKISARLLHARACLAALLLATAAAAQAQDASAAQAPEAVVIAAQTYLQEQLASLPGEAAIAIDPPRTDRLTPCETLSPFLPSGMRLRSRMTVGVRCNAPKPWTAYVQATVSVSGHYYVASRLIAKGQALTPADLDAREGDLITLPPGAITDPQAVAGMTAAFRINAGQPIRSSSLRNAQSVMRGTNVRINARGNGFMVSSEGEALDNAAPGAVVQVRTAGGQVVSGIVRNATLVEVQL
- a CDS encoding flagella synthesis protein FlgN, which codes for MSLVDALQSCMKQEDALITEFSSILEEETEVLVGQGSVEALNLITERKRGVAQQLVDLSQTRDNLLSEIGLPAGHAGTEQAAVQYPQLSGVWQALLTKSASASEINLRNGALIDVHLRYTQQSLDALRNVGVGSASTYDAQGRGARSAPGRKPIVAG
- the flgB gene encoding flagellar basal body rod protein FlgB, which codes for MLDRLNEDFRFYQTALGLRAQRQEVLSSNIANADTPHYKARDIDFKAAMQNALEGSKRLPDTSLTLTSARHIPAKAVSQGPTDLLYRLPYQPSMDGNTVDMDIERVQFADNTLHYQSTMQLISSRIRGLQTAIQD